From the Lysobacter sp. FW306-1B-D06B genome, one window contains:
- the hisG gene encoding ATP phosphoribosyltransferase, producing the protein MSPSPNTPARDRLRIAIQKSGRLADPARALLTSCGLSWRESRDRLFCYGESLPVDLLLVRDDDIPGLIAEGVCDLGIVGRNVLLEQGSDRAGNGAAPSFRELRALGFGGCRLALAVPDAWDWQGPEQLAGKRIATSYPGLLSKWLAEQNIDAKVVLLSGSVEIAPRLGQADAICDLVSSGATLAANQLKPVTTLLESEAVLAGPAETLDATRGELADLLLRRLDGALRIRHSKLLLFQAPRRVLPDLLPLLPDAEAPTVMRLDDGDDLALQALCHGAVTWQRLEELKRAGARGLMVLPVEGMLA; encoded by the coding sequence ATGAGCCCGTCCCCCAACACGCCGGCGCGCGACCGCCTGCGCATCGCGATCCAGAAATCCGGCCGTCTCGCCGATCCGGCGCGCGCCCTGCTGACCTCCTGCGGCCTGAGCTGGCGCGAGAGCCGCGACCGCCTGTTCTGCTACGGCGAATCGCTGCCCGTCGACCTGCTGCTGGTGCGCGACGACGACATTCCCGGCCTGATCGCCGAGGGCGTGTGCGACCTGGGCATCGTCGGCCGCAACGTGCTGCTCGAACAGGGTTCCGATCGCGCAGGCAACGGCGCCGCGCCGTCGTTCCGCGAATTGCGTGCCCTGGGTTTCGGCGGCTGCCGCCTCGCGCTCGCCGTGCCCGACGCATGGGACTGGCAGGGGCCGGAACAACTGGCGGGCAAGCGCATTGCGACCAGCTATCCGGGCCTGCTGTCGAAGTGGCTGGCCGAGCAGAACATCGACGCGAAGGTGGTGCTGTTGTCGGGCTCGGTCGAAATCGCCCCGCGGCTGGGGCAGGCGGACGCGATCTGCGATCTGGTGTCCAGCGGCGCGACGCTCGCGGCCAACCAGCTCAAGCCGGTGACGACGCTGCTGGAAAGCGAAGCCGTGCTCGCCGGTCCCGCCGAAACCCTGGACGCCACGCGCGGCGAACTCGCCGACCTGCTGCTGCGCCGGCTCGACGGCGCGCTGCGCATCCGCCACAGCAAGCTGTTGCTGTTCCAGGCGCCGCGCCGTGTGCTGCCCGACTTGCTGCCGCTGCTCCCCGATGCAGAAGCACCGACCGTGATGCGCCTGGACGACGGCGACGACCTCGCGCTGCAGGCGCTGTGCCACGGCGCGGTGACCTGGCAGCGGCTGGAGGAACTCAAGCGCGCCGGCGCGCGCGGCCTGATGGTGCTGCCGGTGGAGGGCATGCTGGCATGA
- the hisC gene encoding histidinol-phosphate transaminase, with protein sequence MNAIVDTASPSPLVLVREDLRDFAGYRSARSDRMRGDVWLNANESPWPNLSDRDGVLRRYPDPQPQVLCDALATLYGCAPEQLLVGRGSDECIDVLVRAICRPGGDAIIVNTPTFGMYAVNARLHGTRIVDIPLRERDGEWRCDFNAVTEAALTQGVRLVFLCSPGNPTGALLPQGEIIALAQRLQSRALVVVDEAYIEFADAPSATRLIDTQRNIVVLRTLSKAHALAGARIGSVIADAQLIEVLRRCQAPYPLPAACVDEALRALAPHAALQTRTRIAQVRGERDRLVQQLAGSPGIRRAYPSHGNFVLVRFDDAQAALERLLAAGVVVRDMRATPGLEDALRISLGTPEQNALVASILHGGTA encoded by the coding sequence GTGAACGCCATCGTCGACACCGCATCGCCGAGCCCGCTCGTGCTGGTGCGCGAGGACCTGCGCGATTTCGCCGGTTACCGATCCGCGCGCAGCGACCGGATGCGGGGCGACGTCTGGCTCAACGCCAACGAATCGCCGTGGCCGAATCTCTCCGACCGCGACGGCGTGCTGCGCCGCTATCCCGATCCGCAGCCGCAGGTGTTGTGCGACGCACTCGCGACGCTCTACGGCTGCGCGCCGGAGCAACTGCTCGTGGGTCGCGGCAGCGACGAATGCATCGATGTGCTGGTGCGCGCCATATGCCGCCCCGGCGGCGATGCGATCATCGTCAACACGCCGACCTTCGGCATGTATGCCGTCAACGCGCGCCTGCACGGAACGCGCATCGTCGACATTCCGTTGCGCGAGCGCGACGGCGAATGGCGCTGCGATTTCAACGCCGTGACCGAGGCCGCGCTGACGCAAGGCGTGCGGCTGGTGTTCCTGTGCTCGCCCGGAAATCCGACCGGCGCGTTGCTGCCCCAGGGTGAAATCATCGCGCTCGCGCAGCGGCTGCAGTCACGCGCGCTGGTCGTGGTCGACGAGGCCTACATCGAGTTCGCCGACGCGCCCTCGGCGACGCGTCTCATCGACACCCAGCGCAACATCGTCGTCCTGCGCACCTTGTCGAAGGCGCACGCGCTGGCCGGTGCCCGCATCGGCAGCGTCATTGCCGACGCGCAGCTCATCGAGGTGCTGCGCCGCTGCCAGGCGCCGTATCCGTTGCCTGCCGCATGCGTAGACGAGGCCCTGCGCGCGCTTGCCCCGCACGCCGCCTTGCAGACGCGCACGCGCATCGCCCAGGTGCGCGGCGAGCGCGACAGGCTGGTGCAACAGCTGGCTGGATCGCCGGGCATTCGTCGCGCCTATCCATCGCATGGCAACTTCGTGCTGGTGCGTTTCGACGACGCGCAGGCCGCGCTCGAGCGCCTGCTCGCGGCCGGCGTGGTCGTGCGCGACATGCGCGCGACGCCCGGCCTGGAAGATGCGCTGCGCATCAGTCTGGGCACGCCGGAACAGAACGCCCTCGTGGCTTCGATCCTGCACGGAGGCACCGCATGA
- the hisD gene encoding histidinol dehydrogenase, which yields MRRVDWRQLDERTQAQLLRRPAQLTSTTTASAVSAIIEEVRDRGDAALRAFGARFDGIELDEFAVGEDEFRAADAALSDALRQAIDEAAERIAIFHRAGMTAPYTVDTAPGVRCERVLRPIQRVGLYVPAGSAPLPSTALMLGVPAQLAGCPEIVLCTPPRRDGSADPAVLYAARRCGIARVFKVGGAQAIAALAYGTATLPRCDKLFGPGNAYVTEAKRQVAMDQDGAAIDMPAGPSEVLVIADAGANPAFVAADLLSQAEHGPDSQVLLLCDDDALLDAVADQVALQLQALPRADIARRALQSSSAIRVDSIEQALQISNRYAPEHLILALRDARAWLPRVTAAGSVFLGDWAPEALGDYCSGTNHVLPTSGAARFAGGINVASFQVAITVQEVQPRGIEAIGPCAVELARAEGLDAHLRAVALRLEAVAP from the coding sequence ATGCGCCGCGTCGACTGGCGCCAGCTCGATGAGCGCACGCAGGCCCAGCTGCTGCGCCGTCCCGCCCAGCTCACTTCGACCACCACGGCCAGCGCGGTCTCCGCGATCATCGAGGAAGTGCGCGACCGCGGCGACGCCGCGCTGCGCGCCTTCGGTGCACGATTCGACGGCATCGAACTGGACGAGTTCGCCGTCGGCGAAGACGAATTCCGCGCGGCCGACGCCGCCCTTTCCGACGCACTTCGCCAGGCCATCGACGAAGCCGCCGAACGCATCGCCATCTTCCACCGCGCCGGCATGACCGCGCCGTACACCGTCGACACCGCGCCGGGCGTGCGCTGCGAACGCGTGCTGCGCCCGATCCAGCGCGTCGGCCTGTACGTCCCCGCCGGTTCCGCGCCGTTGCCGTCCACCGCGCTGATGCTCGGCGTGCCGGCGCAGTTGGCCGGATGTCCGGAGATCGTGCTGTGCACGCCGCCGCGTCGCGACGGCAGCGCCGATCCGGCCGTGCTCTACGCCGCGCGGCGATGCGGCATCGCGCGCGTGTTCAAGGTGGGCGGCGCGCAGGCCATTGCCGCGCTCGCCTACGGCACGGCCACGCTGCCGCGCTGCGACAAGCTGTTCGGGCCGGGCAACGCCTACGTGACCGAAGCCAAGCGCCAGGTCGCGATGGACCAGGACGGCGCGGCCATCGACATGCCGGCCGGCCCGTCCGAAGTCCTGGTGATCGCCGATGCCGGCGCGAACCCGGCGTTCGTCGCCGCGGACCTGCTCTCGCAGGCCGAGCACGGCCCCGACTCGCAGGTGCTGCTGCTGTGCGACGACGATGCGCTGCTCGATGCGGTGGCCGACCAGGTGGCGCTGCAGTTGCAGGCGCTGCCGCGCGCGGATATCGCGCGGCGTGCGTTGCAGTCGTCCAGTGCGATCCGCGTGGACTCCATCGAACAGGCGCTCCAGATCAGCAACCGCTACGCGCCCGAGCACCTCATCCTCGCCCTGCGCGACGCACGCGCATGGCTGCCGCGCGTCACCGCAGCCGGCTCGGTGTTCCTCGGCGACTGGGCGCCCGAAGCACTGGGCGACTATTGCAGCGGCACCAATCACGTTCTGCCCACCAGCGGCGCGGCGCGCTTCGCCGGTGGCATCAACGTGGCCAGCTTCCAGGTGGCGATCACGGTGCAGGAAGTGCAGCCGCGCGGCATCGAAGCGATCGGCCCCTGCGCCGTCGAACTGGCGCGTGCGGAAGGACTCGACGCGCACCTTCGCGCGGTCGCACTGCGCCTCGAGGCGGTGGCACCGTGA
- a CDS encoding YerC/YecD family TrpR-related protein: MKRRPLESERSEENLAFLASALLTLRTVEEVQAFLEDLCTPAELEAMGDRWRVVPLLQDSVPYREIHDRTQVSVTTIGRVARTLERGAGGYGIAAGRLAVPPAATNAG; the protein is encoded by the coding sequence ATGAAGCGTCGACCCCTCGAAAGCGAGCGCAGCGAGGAAAACCTGGCCTTCCTGGCCTCCGCGCTGCTGACCCTGCGCACGGTGGAGGAGGTCCAGGCCTTCCTGGAGGACCTGTGCACGCCGGCCGAGCTGGAGGCGATGGGCGACCGCTGGCGCGTCGTCCCGCTGCTCCAAGACAGCGTCCCGTACCGCGAGATCCACGACCGCACCCAGGTCAGCGTCACCACCATCGGCCGCGTCGCCCGCACGCTGGAGCGCGGCGCGGGCGGCTACGGCATCGCCGCCGGCCGCCTGGCCGTACCACCCGCCGCCACGAACGCCGGCTGA
- the hisB gene encoding bifunctional histidinol-phosphatase/imidazoleglycerol-phosphate dehydratase HisB produces MSATPILFVDRDGTLIEEPGDFQIDRFDKLRFVAGVIPAMLRLRDAGYEFVMVTNQDGLGSDAFPQADFDGPHALMMQVFESQGIVFRDVLIDRSLPAENAPTRKPGIGMALPLLRDRGIDWSRSAMVGDRETDTAFARNLGIRAFQLRTEQFGGEWDWRGIAHALADAPRTARVTRNTRETRIDVALDLDRVADPKVTTGLGFFDHMLEQLGKHGGFALELRCEGDLHIDEHHTVEDSALAFGQALREALGDKRGIGRYGFTLPMDESLASAALDFSGRPYFVFEGDFARDRVGGLPTELVPHFFRSLCDGAGLNLNLRVQGENDHHKVEACFKAVARALRQAVRREGHELPSTKGTL; encoded by the coding sequence ATGAGCGCCACGCCCATCCTGTTCGTCGACCGCGACGGCACGCTCATCGAGGAGCCGGGCGATTTCCAGATCGACCGCTTCGACAAGCTGCGCTTCGTCGCGGGCGTCATCCCGGCGATGCTGCGCCTGCGCGACGCCGGCTACGAGTTCGTGATGGTCACCAACCAGGACGGCCTGGGCAGCGACGCCTTCCCGCAGGCGGACTTCGACGGGCCGCACGCGCTGATGATGCAGGTCTTCGAAAGCCAGGGCATCGTCTTCCGCGACGTGCTCATCGACCGCAGCCTGCCGGCGGAGAACGCGCCCACGCGCAAGCCCGGCATCGGCATGGCCCTGCCGTTGCTGCGCGATCGCGGCATCGACTGGTCGCGCTCGGCCATGGTCGGCGATCGCGAAACCGACACCGCCTTCGCCCGCAACCTCGGCATCCGCGCGTTCCAGCTGCGCACGGAACAGTTCGGCGGCGAGTGGGACTGGCGCGGCATCGCGCATGCGCTGGCCGACGCGCCGCGCACCGCGCGCGTCACGCGCAACACGCGCGAGACGCGCATCGACGTCGCGCTGGACCTGGACCGCGTTGCCGACCCGAAGGTGACCACCGGACTGGGTTTCTTCGATCACATGCTCGAACAGCTCGGCAAGCACGGCGGTTTTGCGCTGGAACTGCGCTGCGAAGGCGATCTGCACATCGACGAGCACCACACCGTCGAGGACAGCGCGCTCGCATTCGGGCAGGCGCTGCGTGAAGCCCTGGGCGACAAGCGCGGCATCGGTCGCTACGGCTTCACGCTGCCGATGGACGAATCGCTGGCCAGCGCGGCGCTGGATTTCTCGGGGCGCCCGTACTTCGTGTTCGAAGGCGACTTCGCCCGTGACCGCGTCGGCGGCCTGCCGACGGAACTGGTGCCGCACTTCTTCCGCTCGCTGTGCGACGGCGCCGGCCTGAACCTCAATCTTCGCGTGCAAGGCGAGAACGACCACCACAAGGTCGAAGCCTGCTTCAAGGCCGTCGCGCGCGCACTGCGCCAGGCGGTGCGACGCGAAGGCCACGAGCTGCCGAGCACGAAGGGCACGCTCTGA
- the hisH gene encoding imidazole glycerol phosphate synthase subunit HisH yields MTDVVLIDWGGGNIGSVRYALERIGARAVLSANADTIANAPRVILPGVGAATPAMQRLHELDLVDTIRALEAPLLGICLGMQLLYESSEEGGVGGLGLLPGRIERIPAHAGVRVPHMGWNRLRLQKASPLLEGIDEGEWAYFVHSFAAPLTADTLARSDYGIGFTAIAGRGRCFGAQFHPERSAAAGQRLLSNFIAMEAA; encoded by the coding sequence ATGACCGACGTCGTCCTCATCGACTGGGGCGGCGGCAACATCGGTTCGGTGCGCTACGCACTGGAGCGCATCGGCGCACGCGCCGTGCTGAGTGCAAACGCTGACACCATCGCCAACGCGCCGCGCGTGATCCTGCCCGGCGTGGGCGCGGCGACACCGGCGATGCAGCGATTGCACGAACTCGATCTCGTCGACACGATCCGCGCGCTGGAGGCACCGCTGCTCGGCATCTGCCTGGGCATGCAGTTGCTTTACGAGTCCTCGGAAGAAGGCGGAGTCGGAGGGCTGGGGCTGTTGCCCGGCCGTATCGAGCGCATTCCCGCCCATGCCGGGGTGCGTGTTCCGCACATGGGCTGGAACCGGCTTCGATTGCAGAAGGCATCGCCGCTGCTGGAAGGCATCGACGAAGGCGAATGGGCCTACTTCGTGCACAGCTTCGCCGCCCCGTTGACCGCCGACACCCTGGCGCGCAGCGACTACGGCATCGGCTTCACCGCGATCGCCGGGCGCGGGCGCTGCTTCGGCGCGCAGTTCCACCCCGAGCGATCGGCCGCGGCCGGCCAGCGCCTGCTCTCGAATTTCATCGCAATGGAGGCCGCGTGA